The following coding sequences lie in one Leucoraja erinacea ecotype New England chromosome 20, Leri_hhj_1, whole genome shotgun sequence genomic window:
- the nhp2 gene encoding H/ACA ribonucleoprotein complex subunit 2-like protein — protein sequence MSRPRCHVVSERAAADNMKSPKVKKEKLDDVMEPEPEPEKTYEDLVANVNAIAQPLASRKLSKKLYKCVKKAAKVKQIRRGVKEVQKFINKGEKGIVVLAGDTMPIDVYSHLPVLCEDNSLPYAYIPSKMDLGAAAGTKRPTCAILIKSHDEYKESYAECLDEVQSLPQPV from the exons ATGTCCCGCCCCCGCTGCCATGTGGTGAGTGAGCGAGCGGCCGCGGACAACATGAAGTCCCCAAAGGTGAAGAAGGAGAAGCTGGACGACGTGATGGAGCCAGAACCCGAGCCTGAGAAAACATATGAGGACTTGGTGGCGAATGTCAATGCGATTGCGCAGCCGCTGGCATCGAGGAAGCTGAGCAAGAAGCTGTACAAATGCGTGAAGAAAG CTGCAAAAGTGAAGCAGATACGCCGAGGAGTGAAGGAAGTCCAGAAATTCATCAACAAGGGCGAAAAAGG GATAGTTGTATTAGCTGGTGATACAATGCCAATTGATGTTTATAGCCACCTTCCAGTTTTGTGTGAAGATAACAGCCTTCCGTATGCTTACATCCCTTCCAAAATG GATTTGGGAGCTGCTGCAGGAACCAAACGACCAACGTGTGCAATATTGATCAAATCTCATGACGAGTATAAGGAATCATATGCTGAATGCTTAGATGAAGTGCAGTCACTGCCCCAACCTGTATGA